A portion of the Pleurocapsa minor HA4230-MV1 genome contains these proteins:
- a CDS encoding HipA-like protein has translation MNQKFLLYEISLEAPEESEAMGTKEKFWFHHEELGWCLYKKARPLTGESWSEKIAAELCRLLKLPHAQYELALYKKQHGVISPSFLPLNGSLTTGNEILAQIFLDYPQNINDLSQHTLVNVFQVMNESAVDLPLNWQAPLSIKTAIDTFVGYLLLDSWIGNSDRHHENWGFINLNGKSYLAPTYDHASSLGRNEADEKRRRRLETKDRGFSVSAYANKCKSCLYAQSGNRQPLKTFDVFCDAAKLYPKAANIWLNNLKQITAQDTLVLFDLLPDLYISPTAIDFAQKILEINKNKLIDFQQEL, from the coding sequence ATGAATCAGAAATTTCTATTGTACGAGATTTCCCTCGAAGCACCTGAAGAGTCCGAAGCAATGGGGACAAAGGAAAAGTTCTGGTTTCATCATGAAGAATTAGGTTGGTGTCTTTATAAAAAAGCTAGACCTCTTACAGGTGAAAGCTGGTCAGAAAAAATTGCAGCCGAATTGTGTAGGTTGCTTAAGTTGCCTCATGCTCAATACGAACTAGCCTTATACAAGAAACAACATGGAGTAATATCCCCGTCTTTTTTGCCACTAAACGGTAGTTTGACTACAGGAAATGAAATCCTAGCGCAAATCTTTTTGGATTATCCACAAAATATTAATGATTTGTCACAGCATACTCTTGTAAATGTTTTCCAAGTTATGAATGAATCAGCGGTTGATTTGCCCTTAAATTGGCAAGCACCATTATCCATAAAAACTGCAATAGATACTTTCGTAGGATATTTGCTGTTGGATTCTTGGATTGGGAACAGCGATAGACATCATGAGAACTGGGGATTTATTAATCTTAATGGCAAAAGTTATTTGGCACCTACTTACGATCATGCTTCTAGTCTAGGAAGAAATGAAGCTGACGAAAAACGTCGAAGAAGACTGGAAACTAAAGATCGGGGCTTTTCTGTATCAGCCTATGCGAATAAATGTAAGTCTTGTTTATATGCTCAATCTGGTAATCGTCAACCATTAAAAACTTTCGATGTCTTTTGTGATGCAGCGAAACTTTATCCAAAAGCCGCAAATATTTGGCTAAATAACCTTAAACAAATTACAGCACAAGATACGTTAGTATTATTTGACCTTCTTCCAGATTTATATATCTCCCCAACTGCAATCGACTTTGCTCAAAAGATATTAGAAATTAACAAAAACAAATTAATTGATTTTCAGCAAGAACTTTAA
- a CDS encoding amidohydrolase — protein MVFTVKSAKSIDFSQIRPEISKLQSSLVEWRRKLHQKPEIAFEEQMTSEFIQQKLQEWNIPYQGGIAKTGVVAVIESDRPGKVLAIRADMDALPIQEANEVSYKSQHKGKMHACGHDGHTAIALGTAYYLQQYRDRWQGTVKIIFQPAEEGPGGAKPMIEAGVLRNPDVDAIIGLHLWNNLPLGTVGVRPGALMAAVECFRASILGKGGHGAMPDQTVDSIVVASQIVNALQTIVSRNVKPLDAAVVTVGEFQAGTALNVIADTAKLSGTIRYFNPELESLIRERLKAIIAGVCQMHGAEYELAHWQLYPPTVNDQAIAELVRSVAMEVVETPVGVVPECQTMGGEDMSFFLNEVPGCYFFLGSANPEKKLAYPHHHPRFDFDETVLGMGVEMFVRCVEKFLNS, from the coding sequence ATGGTTTTTACGGTTAAATCAGCCAAATCAATTGATTTTAGTCAAATTCGTCCTGAAATAAGCAAGTTACAGTCTAGCCTAGTCGAGTGGCGACGCAAGTTACATCAGAAGCCAGAAATAGCTTTTGAGGAACAGATGACCTCCGAGTTTATTCAGCAAAAGCTTCAGGAATGGAATATTCCATACCAAGGGGGAATTGCCAAAACAGGTGTTGTTGCCGTGATTGAAAGCGATCGCCCAGGCAAGGTCTTAGCTATTCGTGCGGATATGGATGCTTTGCCAATTCAAGAAGCCAACGAGGTATCTTACAAGTCGCAACATAAAGGTAAGATGCACGCTTGCGGTCATGATGGACATACAGCGATCGCTTTAGGGACAGCCTATTATCTTCAACAATACCGCGATCGCTGGCAGGGAACGGTAAAAATCATCTTCCAGCCTGCTGAAGAAGGGCCAGGCGGGGCGAAACCGATGATTGAGGCGGGAGTATTACGCAACCCAGACGTTGATGCGATTATTGGCCTACATCTTTGGAATAACTTACCTTTGGGAACAGTAGGAGTTCGTCCTGGGGCATTAATGGCTGCGGTAGAATGTTTTCGGGCTTCTATTTTGGGAAAAGGTGGTCATGGAGCGATGCCAGATCAAACCGTAGACTCGATTGTCGTTGCCAGTCAAATTGTGAATGCACTGCAAACGATCGTGTCCCGTAACGTTAAACCTTTGGATGCTGCGGTGGTAACGGTAGGAGAATTTCAGGCGGGAACAGCTTTAAATGTGATTGCGGATACGGCGAAGCTCAGTGGTACAATTCGCTATTTTAATCCTGAACTAGAAAGCTTAATCAGAGAGAGACTAAAAGCCATTATTGCTGGCGTATGTCAGATGCATGGCGCAGAATATGAACTCGCTCACTGGCAATTGTATCCCCCAACAGTTAATGACCAAGCGATCGCTGAACTAGTTCGTTCTGTAGCCATGGAAGTAGTCGAAACTCCTGTAGGAGTAGTGCCAGAGTGCCAAACTATGGGGGGAGAAGATATGTCCTTCTTTTTGAATGAAGTACCAGGATGCTATTTCTTTTTAGGTTCGGCTAATCCCGAGAAAAAATTAGCTTATCCCCATCATCACCCCCGCTTCGATTTCGATGAAACTGTTTTGGGGATGGGAGTAGAAATGTTTGTTCGCTGTGTAGAGAAGTTTTTGAATAGTTAG
- a CDS encoding HIRAN domain-containing protein, with translation MRKLFLAWQNPETRRWFPIGQLTFDGENYYFVYTHGVEQAQAESNFRLLHSYPELDRIYTSPEIFPLFSNRLMRTSRPDFVNYIESLNFPQGETHPITILARSEGRKATDTFEVFPDPERKEDGTYEIHFFVRGLRYMPEASIERVNQLQLKEVLYLMQDIQNTFDSNALLLRTKKFHNLGYCPRYLTADISQLLKHNPRSILVEVEKVNLAPNPMQFRVLCKMQIKVEDDFNFLAGEEYQPIVSPSLSLVSE, from the coding sequence ATGAGAAAACTTTTTCTAGCATGGCAAAATCCAGAAACTCGTCGTTGGTTTCCTATCGGACAGTTAACTTTTGATGGAGAAAACTACTATTTTGTCTATACTCATGGAGTAGAACAAGCTCAAGCTGAATCTAATTTCAGATTATTGCATTCTTACCCAGAGCTAGACCGCATTTACACTTCACCAGAAATTTTTCCTCTATTTTCCAACCGTCTGATGCGGACTTCTCGTCCAGACTTTGTGAATTATATTGAATCATTGAATTTTCCCCAAGGTGAAACTCATCCTATAACAATTTTGGCTCGTAGTGAGGGAAGAAAAGCTACTGACACATTTGAAGTTTTTCCTGATCCAGAAAGAAAAGAAGACGGAACATATGAAATTCATTTTTTTGTACGTGGATTACGGTATATGCCTGAAGCGTCTATCGAGCGAGTGAACCAGTTACAGCTGAAAGAAGTTTTATATTTAATGCAAGATATTCAAAACACATTTGATTCTAATGCTTTGTTATTACGTACCAAAAAATTTCATAACTTGGGATATTGTCCAAGGTATTTGACAGCAGACATTTCTCAGCTTTTGAAGCACAATCCTAGATCTATTTTGGTGGAAGTTGAAAAAGTAAATCTAGCACCTAATCCGATGCAATTTAGAGTTTTATGTAAGATGCAAATAAAAGTTGAAGATGATTTTAATTTTCTTGCTGGTGAAGAATATCAGCCAATTGTAAGTCCATCATTATCCCTAGTCTCAGAGTAA
- a CDS encoding GAF domain-containing protein: MTESLPQKPATPIPANETERLAALYRYKILDTSPEAAFDRITRLASQIFNMPIALISLVDESRAWFKSCIGFAASEVSRNATLCSFAVLTDEPLIVPDARLDERFACNPFVKTDPGIRFYAGAPLLSHDGFNLGTLCLLDSKPHDPLSAEQQATLVDLAAMVVDELELRLAATKIAQVDAALIEITQGVATVTGGEFLDALVRHFAKVLDVDYVYIGLVEGEDPKMMRTIATCAHGQIVENLEYLLQDTPCWQAIEQRKICCYPRNVQTRFPTAPLLKPLCVESYVAIPFFDSSGTVLGLLGIMDGDPLENVQLTESLLTIFASRIATELERETLLRRKRHYLKQLQGLATAAVAINSARRVEELLQAITYQAAEIVGAHQSITSMTTDHNSVREISRRDCVAINSVYLSDKYEQWRNGEQSSRASINAYVCHLNRPLRMTQAELKAHSCWQEFSTEADKHPPMRGLLAAPLFKRDGQNIGLIRLSDKYEGEFTETDESIIVQLASLASIAIENTRLYEAQQQARSTAETAREAAQSANRIKDEFLAVLSHELRSPLNPILGWSKLLQQGKLDPTQTQAALATIERNAQLQTQLIDDLLDISRILRGKLSLNQTPVDLKKVISSALETVCLAAEAKSLQIETVLPSDVGTVMGDAGRLQQIVGNLLSNAVKFTNQGGQIRVALTQIGTHAQIQVMDTGKGINPDFLPYVFEHFRQEDGATTRKFGGLGLGLAIARQIVEMHGGQIGVDSSGEGQGATFTVKLPLAQTLSQLPSTESSDTSTNDLNGIRILVVDDEPDSRDFTALVLELSGASVTSVASGIEALTMIKQSIPDLIISDIGMPEMDGYMLLQQVRTIEQVRQVSAIALTAYAGEFNRQQALQAGFQKHLSKPIEPNKLIQAISDLVGGEQP, translated from the coding sequence ATGACAGAGTCACTACCTCAAAAGCCTGCTACACCCATTCCTGCGAATGAAACCGAGCGATTGGCAGCGCTGTATCGTTACAAAATTCTCGACACGTCCCCCGAAGCTGCGTTCGATCGCATTACTAGACTGGCATCTCAAATATTCAATATGCCGATCGCGCTTATTTCTTTGGTAGATGAATCAAGAGCTTGGTTTAAATCCTGTATTGGTTTTGCAGCGAGTGAAGTTTCTCGTAATGCTACGCTATGCAGCTTTGCCGTGTTAACCGATGAACCGCTCATCGTTCCCGATGCCCGACTCGACGAGCGCTTTGCCTGTAATCCTTTTGTAAAAACCGATCCAGGGATACGGTTTTATGCTGGTGCGCCTCTTTTAAGTCATGATGGTTTTAATCTCGGAACGCTTTGTCTGCTCGATAGTAAACCTCACGACCCTTTAAGCGCAGAGCAGCAAGCAACTTTGGTCGATCTAGCAGCAATGGTAGTGGATGAACTGGAACTGAGATTGGCGGCCACAAAAATTGCCCAAGTAGACGCAGCACTAATAGAAATTACTCAAGGTGTGGCAACCGTTACGGGCGGAGAATTTCTCGATGCATTAGTACGGCACTTCGCCAAAGTTTTAGATGTCGATTATGTTTACATTGGTTTAGTCGAAGGTGAAGATCCCAAAATGATGAGAACGATCGCCACCTGCGCCCACGGTCAAATTGTCGAAAATCTAGAATATTTATTGCAAGATACACCGTGTTGGCAAGCGATCGAACAGCGCAAAATTTGCTGTTATCCGCGTAACGTGCAAACTCGATTTCCCACTGCACCCCTATTAAAGCCACTCTGTGTTGAAAGCTATGTTGCTATTCCCTTTTTCGACTCTAGCGGTACTGTACTTGGATTGTTAGGAATTATGGATGGCGATCCTTTGGAGAATGTGCAGTTGACAGAGTCTTTGCTGACGATCTTTGCTTCGCGTATTGCTACCGAACTAGAACGAGAAACTTTACTAAGGCGCAAACGCCACTACCTCAAACAATTGCAAGGATTAGCCACTGCTGCCGTGGCAATCAATTCTGCTCGTCGGGTTGAAGAACTTTTACAGGCGATTACTTACCAAGCTGCTGAGATCGTTGGCGCTCACCAGTCCATTACCAGCATGACAACCGACCATAACTCGGTCAGAGAAATCTCCCGCAGGGATTGCGTAGCAATCAACTCAGTTTATTTATCAGATAAATACGAGCAATGGCGAAATGGTGAACAATCGAGCCGAGCGAGCATCAATGCCTACGTCTGTCATCTAAATCGCCCGCTCCGAATGACCCAAGCCGAACTAAAAGCCCATTCTTGTTGGCAGGAATTTAGCACTGAAGCAGATAAACACCCACCAATGAGAGGTTTGTTAGCAGCGCCCCTATTTAAACGAGATGGGCAGAACATCGGCTTGATTCGGCTTTCGGACAAATACGAGGGCGAGTTTACAGAAACGGATGAATCGATTATAGTGCAGCTCGCTTCTTTGGCATCGATCGCCATTGAAAACACGAGGTTATATGAAGCACAACAGCAAGCCCGATCGACCGCAGAAACCGCACGAGAAGCAGCCCAATCTGCCAACCGCATCAAAGATGAGTTTTTAGCAGTGTTGTCCCACGAGTTGCGATCGCCCCTCAATCCTATTCTGGGCTGGTCAAAGCTGCTGCAACAAGGAAAATTAGACCCTACCCAAACGCAGGCTGCACTTGCAACGATTGAGCGCAACGCTCAACTACAGACACAACTGATTGACGATCTACTCGACATTTCTCGAATTCTGCGCGGCAAATTGAGCTTAAATCAGACCCCTGTTGACTTGAAGAAGGTGATTTCCTCTGCTTTAGAAACCGTTTGTTTAGCCGCTGAAGCCAAGTCATTACAAATTGAGACCGTGTTACCCTCAGATGTTGGCACAGTGATGGGTGATGCTGGACGCTTACAGCAAATCGTGGGGAATTTGTTATCCAATGCCGTCAAGTTCACGAATCAAGGTGGACAAATTAGGGTTGCCTTAACCCAAATAGGAACTCATGCCCAGATTCAAGTTATGGATACTGGCAAAGGCATCAATCCTGACTTTCTGCCTTACGTGTTTGAGCATTTTCGGCAAGAAGATGGAGCCACCACTCGCAAATTTGGTGGGTTGGGTTTGGGACTGGCGATCGCGCGTCAAATTGTGGAGATGCACGGCGGACAGATTGGCGTAGACAGTTCGGGCGAAGGGCAAGGGGCAACCTTTACCGTGAAACTTCCGCTGGCGCAGACTTTAAGTCAACTGCCATCTACAGAATCATCTGATACTTCAACCAATGATTTGAATGGCATTCGTATCTTAGTGGTGGATGATGAGCCAGACTCAAGAGATTTTACTGCCTTGGTTCTAGAACTTTCAGGCGCGAGCGTCACCAGCGTTGCATCTGGAATTGAGGCACTTACAATGATTAAGCAGTCCATTCCCGATTTGATTATTAGTGATATTGGGATGCCAGAGATGGATGGTTATATGCTACTCCAACAGGTTCGGACAATAGAGCAAGTCAGGCAGGTAAGTGCGATCGCCCTAACTGCTTATGCTGGAGAGTTTAATCGGCAGCAGGCTCTCCAGGCTGGTTTTCAAAAGCATCTAAGCAAGCCTATCGAACCCAATAAGTTGATTCAAGCGATTTCTGACTTAGTTGGGGGGGAGCAGCCATAA
- a CDS encoding succinate dehydrogenase/fumarate reductase iron-sulfur subunit: MQINLKIWRQANPESAGKLEEYTVADAHPSMSFIELLDVLNEQLIKDHQEPIAFDTDCGEGICGSCGMMINGVAHGSQKQTAVCQLHLRSFQDGDTLTVEPWRAKAFPVIKDLVVDRSAFDRIVAAGGYISVNTGAAPDANSLPVPKENSDRAFDYAACIGCGACVAACPNASASLFTAAKVAHLALLPQGDPERKQRVLNMTAQMATEGFGDCSNHGECTAVCPKGVPLDAISSMRREYIKAMF; encoded by the coding sequence ATGCAAATTAACCTTAAAATTTGGCGACAAGCAAACCCAGAGAGCGCAGGTAAATTAGAAGAATATACCGTAGCTGATGCTCACCCCAGTATGTCGTTTATCGAACTGCTGGATGTTTTAAACGAACAGCTAATTAAAGATCATCAAGAACCTATTGCTTTTGATACTGATTGTGGTGAAGGTATCTGTGGCTCTTGTGGCATGATGATTAACGGGGTAGCTCATGGATCACAAAAACAAACAGCAGTATGTCAGCTACACTTAAGAAGCTTTCAAGACGGAGATACATTGACCGTTGAACCCTGGCGGGCTAAGGCTTTTCCCGTTATCAAAGATCTAGTAGTAGATCGTTCGGCATTCGATCGCATTGTTGCTGCGGGGGGTTATATCTCGGTTAATACTGGTGCTGCACCCGATGCTAATTCCTTACCTGTGCCGAAAGAAAATAGCGATCGCGCTTTTGACTATGCAGCCTGTATCGGTTGTGGTGCTTGTGTTGCAGCCTGTCCCAATGCTTCTGCATCTCTATTCACCGCAGCTAAAGTAGCTCACCTTGCTTTGCTCCCTCAAGGAGATCCCGAACGGAAACAGCGAGTATTAAACATGACTGCCCAAATGGCAACAGAAGGTTTTGGCGACTGTTCTAATCATGGTGAATGCACAGCAGTATGTCCTAAAGGTGTTCCTTTAGATGCAATTTCCTCTATGCGTCGGGAATATATCAAGGCAATGTTTTAG